Proteins found in one Bremerella volcania genomic segment:
- a CDS encoding protein-tyrosine phosphatase family protein translates to MKAIRVASYLAASDLLRREAGLWDVIVVLGREAELNPLVAETTQRHLVLRFDDIEFPVQGQQHVTSTHIQQALAFAKNSENLLVTCRAGQSRSVALAFVLNCQHFGLLSATEMLNPRRHVPNQLLIHEAALWLDRPDMEDAFHAWRARNAHIVLSDYYDEISDEVDALEASGVVNQVSVD, encoded by the coding sequence TTGAAGGCAATCCGCGTCGCTAGTTATCTGGCCGCTTCCGACTTGTTACGGCGGGAAGCTGGTCTGTGGGATGTGATTGTCGTGCTGGGTAGGGAAGCGGAACTGAATCCATTGGTCGCGGAAACCACCCAGCGCCATCTCGTGTTACGCTTCGACGACATCGAATTTCCCGTCCAGGGGCAACAGCACGTCACTTCGACACACATCCAACAGGCCCTCGCATTCGCTAAGAATAGCGAAAACTTGTTGGTAACCTGCCGAGCGGGGCAAAGCCGCAGCGTTGCGTTGGCGTTCGTCCTGAACTGTCAGCATTTCGGGTTGTTATCGGCTACGGAGATGCTGAATCCCAGACGGCATGTCCCGAACCAATTGCTGATTCACGAAGCAGCCCTTTGGTTAGATCGTCCCGATATGGAAGATGCGTTTCACGCATGGCGAGCGAGAAACGCACACATCGTACTCTCCGACTACTACGACGAAATTAGTGACGAGGTGGATGCGTTGGAAGCTTCCGGTGTCGTCAATCAAGTTTCTGTCGATTAA
- a CDS encoding DUF6348 family protein translates to MNEEHQLLEYIEEGIVAHGGELGGWTQLFDGNLKLFDGRITLTGEIYEGEDGRREMAHCHVFATLHEYDDEVLDACVVGMGDDRDKALREAAALWITCVAGPIKSFLDNKPLCMTCQAGVADGDFSKGYAPGDYGLPGLRAYVGPSLARGIEDDAIHGKLDDSKPWFRYAAESAAPRRVHLVKATILSHGAEGWKRELEIDGHEVAHHDDDWPAGVEGPDFGYLTRFAVFEFPRNSAEIEHRKELERTIRFFAEHFTDYPTIDELMDAMVGKGFDADLVHEVESLSTIAFGRLYFEQTGIKYSPTIVRAHRDGTIETDVPLMSLPAYSRARAIGAKLWETLPEEKWQPLTLYNAESNAILNALESGANPDDLSAMRLFPSVVPDRGVSQETMDKAVETVFNMSQHSRPARKKPWWKFW, encoded by the coding sequence GTGAACGAAGAACATCAACTACTCGAGTACATCGAGGAAGGCATCGTCGCGCATGGTGGGGAACTGGGGGGCTGGACGCAGCTGTTCGATGGCAATCTGAAGCTGTTCGACGGACGCATCACCCTTACCGGCGAGATTTACGAAGGTGAAGACGGGCGGCGGGAGATGGCGCATTGTCACGTGTTTGCCACGCTGCATGAGTACGACGACGAAGTCCTGGATGCCTGCGTCGTTGGCATGGGGGACGATCGTGACAAGGCACTACGCGAAGCGGCGGCGCTGTGGATTACCTGCGTGGCCGGGCCGATCAAGTCGTTTCTCGACAATAAGCCCCTCTGCATGACCTGCCAGGCCGGCGTAGCGGACGGCGATTTCTCGAAAGGATATGCGCCCGGCGACTACGGTCTGCCAGGGCTGCGGGCGTACGTGGGGCCATCGCTGGCGCGAGGCATCGAAGACGACGCAATCCACGGCAAGCTGGACGACAGCAAGCCGTGGTTTCGCTACGCGGCCGAGTCGGCGGCTCCGCGGCGAGTCCACCTGGTCAAGGCGACCATCCTTTCGCATGGTGCCGAAGGCTGGAAGCGTGAACTCGAAATCGACGGGCACGAGGTCGCGCATCACGATGACGACTGGCCGGCCGGCGTGGAGGGGCCAGACTTCGGCTACCTGACGCGTTTTGCCGTGTTCGAGTTTCCTCGCAATTCGGCGGAGATCGAGCACCGCAAGGAACTGGAACGCACGATCCGCTTCTTCGCCGAGCACTTTACCGACTACCCCACGATCGATGAGCTGATGGACGCCATGGTCGGAAAGGGATTCGATGCCGACCTGGTTCACGAAGTCGAGTCTCTTTCGACGATTGCATTCGGGCGTCTTTACTTCGAGCAGACCGGCATCAAGTACTCCCCTACGATCGTGCGAGCACATCGTGACGGCACGATCGAAACGGATGTCCCATTGATGTCACTGCCGGCCTACTCAAGGGCCCGAGCGATCGGGGCCAAGCTTTGGGAGACGTTGCCGGAAGAAAAGTGGCAACCACTCACCTTATACAACGCCGAATCGAATGCGATTTTGAATGCTTTGGAATCGGGTGCCAATCCTGACGACTTGAGCGCCATGCGGCTCTTTCCGAGTGTGGTGCCCGACCGAGGAGTTTCGCAGGAAACGATGGACAAGGCGGTGGAGACGGTCTTCAACATGTCGCAGCATTCTCGCCCGGCGCGCAAGAAGCCTTGGTGGAAGTTCTGGTAG
- a CDS encoding tetratricopeptide repeat protein, whose translation MTKLPSAAVCLVAILLFVGCDIPKNGDALVEEGATYHDEGNYAEAIPYFQDALEKPLVNYNKSEVLTMIGNCYNELDEYEESIKYHNMAIKENPKNHMAYVNKGVVCRLLGEFDEAEKMYNKALELEPEYAELHVSLGALYIHQEEYEKAVAHLEKGVELDDSLAVAHSNLAFAYATVGRFEDADRELKKAIVRGYERPELIKERIDSFRAVADETPASDEAGAESTGEDQSSDQ comes from the coding sequence ATGACAAAGCTACCTTCCGCCGCTGTCTGCCTCGTTGCGATCCTCCTGTTTGTCGGCTGCGATATTCCAAAAAACGGGGACGCGCTGGTCGAAGAAGGGGCCACTTATCACGACGAGGGGAACTACGCCGAAGCGATTCCCTATTTCCAGGATGCCCTCGAGAAGCCGCTGGTCAACTATAACAAGAGCGAAGTGCTGACCATGATCGGCAACTGCTACAACGAGTTGGACGAGTACGAGGAGTCGATCAAGTACCACAACATGGCGATCAAGGAGAATCCCAAGAATCACATGGCATACGTGAATAAAGGAGTCGTATGCCGTTTGTTGGGCGAGTTTGACGAGGCCGAGAAGATGTACAATAAGGCTCTGGAACTGGAGCCGGAGTATGCCGAACTGCACGTCAGCCTGGGGGCACTGTATATCCATCAGGAAGAATACGAAAAGGCGGTCGCTCACTTGGAGAAGGGGGTCGAACTGGATGACTCACTGGCGGTCGCGCACTCGAACCTAGCGTTTGCGTACGCCACGGTGGGCCGCTTTGAAGATGCCGATCGTGAACTTAAGAAGGCGATCGTCCGCGGGTACGAACGCCCCGAGCTGATCAAAGAACGCATCGACTCGTTCCGGGCGGTTGCCGACGAAACGCCAGCGTCGGATGAAGCGGGTGCTGAGTCGACCGGCGAGGATCAATCTTCCGACCAATAG
- a CDS encoding choice-of-anchor I family protein encodes MKLLSFGSAVLASLVLAGSAAAGPLDFLFGTPSLEFQWRHFGTVSEIASYDATTQKVFTTNSEDGTVDVLDATDGTLLHQIDVGDVNSVDCHEGLVAIAVDSGTVGVRGKVMLVDADDYTVFSQPEVGFLPDMVTFTPNGKYVLVANEGEPEDDYVLDPVGSVSIIDVTDPADPEVFEAGFESFNGDEAALKADGVRIFGPGSSVAQDMEPEYITVSANSRTAYVSCQENNAIAVVNIPAKRIVSINPLGYKDHSLEENAFDASDRDDAINIQPWPVKGMYMPDSIASTKFLGFTLVASANEGDAREYGDFEEEERVKDLTLDPTVFPDADDLQEDETLGRLTVTTTMGDIDNDGDYDELYSFGARSFSIWLFTPFGQTVQVYDSGSEFEEIIAAQVPEEFNSNEGEEDSFDNRSDNKGPEPEALDIGSDLGCTWAFIGLERVGGIMLYDISNPLNPSFLQYERDELDNAPEGIDFIPRGEGPFSEPSIVVSNEVSGTTTFYRIKRTGGLFSSLLND; translated from the coding sequence ATGAAATTACTTTCTTTTGGCAGTGCCGTTCTGGCATCGCTGGTTCTGGCCGGTTCGGCTGCGGCTGGACCGTTGGATTTTCTGTTTGGGACGCCTAGCCTTGAATTTCAGTGGCGTCACTTCGGTACCGTGAGCGAAATCGCCTCGTACGACGCGACCACGCAGAAAGTCTTCACGACCAATTCGGAAGACGGAACGGTCGACGTGCTTGATGCGACCGACGGTACGCTGCTGCACCAGATTGATGTCGGAGACGTCAACAGCGTCGATTGCCATGAAGGCCTGGTCGCCATCGCCGTCGACTCGGGAACGGTCGGTGTGCGTGGCAAGGTGATGCTCGTCGATGCCGACGACTACACGGTTTTCTCGCAGCCCGAAGTCGGTTTCCTGCCAGACATGGTGACCTTCACCCCCAACGGCAAATACGTGCTGGTTGCCAACGAAGGGGAACCGGAAGATGACTACGTCCTTGATCCCGTCGGCTCGGTTTCGATCATCGACGTGACCGATCCTGCCGATCCGGAAGTGTTTGAAGCTGGTTTCGAGTCGTTCAACGGCGACGAAGCCGCGCTCAAGGCCGACGGCGTTCGTATCTTTGGCCCAGGCTCGTCGGTCGCTCAGGATATGGAACCGGAATACATTACCGTTTCGGCCAATTCCCGTACGGCTTACGTCAGCTGCCAGGAAAACAACGCGATTGCCGTGGTCAATATTCCTGCCAAACGCATCGTGTCGATCAATCCGCTGGGCTACAAAGATCATTCCTTGGAAGAAAATGCCTTCGATGCTTCGGACCGCGACGATGCCATCAACATCCAGCCATGGCCGGTCAAGGGGATGTACATGCCAGATTCAATCGCCTCGACCAAATTCCTTGGTTTCACCTTGGTGGCTTCGGCCAATGAAGGGGATGCCCGCGAGTATGGTGACTTTGAAGAAGAGGAACGCGTCAAGGATCTGACACTCGATCCAACCGTATTCCCCGATGCCGATGATCTGCAAGAAGACGAAACCTTGGGCCGTTTGACCGTGACGACCACCATGGGCGATATCGACAACGATGGCGACTACGACGAGCTGTACAGCTTTGGTGCCCGTTCGTTCTCGATCTGGCTCTTCACGCCGTTTGGCCAGACCGTCCAGGTTTATGACAGCGGCAGCGAATTTGAAGAAATCATCGCTGCTCAAGTTCCAGAAGAATTCAACTCGAACGAAGGTGAAGAAGACAGCTTCGATAACCGTAGCGACAACAAAGGTCCAGAGCCTGAAGCACTTGACATCGGCAGTGATCTGGGTTGCACCTGGGCTTTCATCGGGCTGGAACGCGTCGGCGGCATCATGCTGTATGATATCTCGAATCCGCTCAACCCGAGCTTCCTACAGTACGAACGCGACGAGCTAGACAATGCCCCGGAAGGGATCGACTTCATCCCACGCGGCGAAGGCCCATTCAGCGAGCCATCGATTGTGGTGTCGAACGAAGTGAGCGGTACGACGACCTTCTACCGCATCAAGCGAACCGGCGGACTGTTCTCGAGCCTGCTCAACGACTAA
- a CDS encoding DEAD/DEAH box helicase produces the protein MKFTDVALAEPFQRALKKLKYETASPIQAEAIPVIMDGKDLIGCAQTGTGKTAAFALPMLNRLLETLPPREQPTERVRGKRVPHNKFHGPPRPIRGLILAPTRELAAQIGESLKKYGGATALKHTVVFGGVSQNPQVRDLRWGVDTLVATPGRLLDLMNQGHINLSQLEILCFDEADQMLDMGFLPALKKIVAACPDQRQTVMFSATMPPEIRELAEKWLTNPVSVQVAPVAAPADRISQSVHFVDKRRKAALLSRYLQDTPRSRTLVFVRTKHDCDKIVQLLEKDGLRAAAIHSNKSQSVRSRTLAQFKSNRPPVLVATDIAARGLDVNDVSHVVNFDLPETPETYVHRIGRTARAGAEGVAVSFCAGGERRLLKQIERLTRISIPIEPTIEGFETSEPIVYDEPRRGGSRGRGPRSGGPRSGSDSQANGGPRKFGSKPGKKPRRFGSKASSNSQSRDHQGGDDRPSDKKPAAAGPFGNKKKPKRIGGKPATGFGQKQKRRRPASAKG, from the coding sequence ATGAAGTTTACCGACGTCGCGCTAGCCGAACCGTTTCAGCGTGCCCTGAAGAAGCTGAAATACGAAACGGCCTCGCCGATTCAAGCGGAAGCCATTCCCGTCATCATGGACGGCAAAGACCTGATTGGCTGTGCCCAAACCGGCACTGGCAAGACCGCGGCATTTGCGCTGCCCATGCTTAATCGCCTGCTCGAGACGCTACCTCCCCGGGAGCAGCCGACCGAGCGTGTTCGCGGCAAGCGCGTTCCTCACAACAAGTTCCACGGACCACCACGCCCGATCCGTGGCCTGATTCTGGCCCCCACACGTGAGTTGGCCGCTCAGATTGGCGAGAGCCTGAAGAAGTACGGCGGGGCAACAGCGCTGAAACACACCGTGGTGTTCGGCGGCGTTTCGCAAAACCCTCAGGTTCGTGATCTTCGCTGGGGTGTCGACACCCTGGTGGCCACGCCTGGCCGCCTGCTCGACCTGATGAACCAGGGTCACATCAACCTCTCGCAGTTGGAAATCCTTTGCTTCGACGAAGCCGACCAGATGCTCGACATGGGCTTCTTGCCGGCCTTAAAGAAGATCGTCGCCGCGTGTCCCGATCAGCGTCAAACGGTGATGTTCTCGGCCACCATGCCGCCGGAAATTCGCGAACTAGCCGAAAAGTGGCTGACCAATCCGGTCTCGGTTCAGGTCGCCCCGGTCGCGGCTCCGGCCGATCGCATCTCGCAGTCGGTCCACTTCGTCGACAAGAGGCGCAAAGCCGCCCTGCTCTCACGTTACCTGCAAGACACCCCACGCAGCCGAACGTTGGTGTTCGTCCGCACCAAGCACGACTGCGACAAGATTGTCCAACTGCTGGAAAAGGACGGCCTGCGTGCCGCCGCGATCCACAGCAACAAAAGCCAAAGCGTCCGCAGCCGCACGCTGGCCCAGTTCAAGAGCAACCGCCCACCGGTTCTGGTAGCCACCGACATCGCCGCACGCGGCCTGGACGTGAATGACGTTTCGCACGTGGTGAACTTCGATCTACCGGAAACGCCGGAGACATACGTCCATCGAATCGGCCGCACCGCGCGGGCTGGCGCCGAAGGGGTGGCTGTATCTTTCTGTGCCGGTGGCGAGCGCCGCTTGCTTAAGCAGATCGAACGCTTGACGCGAATCTCGATCCCGATCGAACCGACCATCGAAGGCTTCGAGACGAGCGAACCGATCGTGTACGACGAACCAAGACGCGGTGGTTCGCGCGGACGCGGTCCTCGGAGTGGCGGTCCACGCAGTGGTAGCGATTCGCAAGCAAATGGTGGTCCACGTAAGTTTGGCAGTAAGCCAGGCAAGAAGCCGCGTCGTTTCGGCTCGAAGGCTTCTTCCAATAGTCAAAGCCGCGACCACCAAGGCGGCGACGATCGACCCAGCGACAAGAAGCCAGCCGCGGCCGGTCCTTTCGGCAATAAGAAGAAGCCGAAGCGCATCGGCGGTAAGCCGGCAACCGGCTTCGGCCAGAAGCAAAAGCGACGCCGCCCGGCAAGTGCCAAGGGCTAA
- a CDS encoding DinB family protein, with the protein MADFWNDLLYQQYEASLCTLNHCIIESPEAAWQGKVVNMTFDQVVFHTLFFTDYYLCKEPEDLKQQAYHRQYADFFADYEEMEPRHQVQRYTKESLDDYLQFCRTKANEVLAAESAADLAAPCLFPPKTFSRAELHVYNVRHIQHHAAQLIMRLRMDYEIHTPWFGSGWKA; encoded by the coding sequence ATGGCCGATTTCTGGAACGACCTGCTTTACCAGCAATACGAAGCCTCGTTGTGCACGTTGAATCACTGTATTATCGAGAGTCCGGAAGCGGCCTGGCAGGGGAAGGTGGTCAATATGACCTTCGACCAGGTTGTCTTTCACACGCTGTTTTTCACCGACTACTACCTCTGCAAAGAACCAGAAGATCTCAAGCAGCAGGCGTACCACCGACAGTATGCTGATTTCTTTGCCGACTACGAAGAAATGGAGCCGCGCCACCAGGTGCAGCGGTATACCAAAGAGTCACTCGACGACTATCTGCAGTTCTGTCGAACGAAGGCGAACGAGGTGCTGGCGGCGGAATCGGCCGCAGACCTGGCTGCCCCCTGTTTGTTTCCTCCCAAGACGTTCAGCCGAGCCGAACTCCATGTTTACAACGTGCGTCATATTCAACACCACGCGGCCCAACTGATCATGCGGCTGCGGATGGACTACGAGATCCACACCCCATGGTTTGGCAGTGGTTGGAAGGCCTGA